In Cynocephalus volans isolate mCynVol1 chromosome 13, mCynVol1.pri, whole genome shotgun sequence, a genomic segment contains:
- the LOC134361732 gene encoding large ribosomal subunit protein mL42-like, translated as MTAAAVKWVISKRSIMKHLFPIQNGAFYCVCHKSMFSSLPDDYNCKVELALTSDGRTTVCYHPSVDIPYEHTKHIPRPDPVHNNEETYDQGLNTILEEKGEHPLIEQLSKMFFTTKHNWYPRGQYHRCCIKLDPPKDI; from the coding sequence ATGACAGCAGCAGCAGTAAAATGGGTGATATCTAAAAGATCTATCATGAAACATTTATTTCCAATCCAAAATGGAGCTTTTTATTGTGTTTGTCATaaatctatgttttcttctcttccagaTGACTATAATTGTAAAGTAGAGCTTGCTTTGACATCTGATGGCAGGACAACAGTATGCTACCACCCTTCTGTGGACATTCCATATGAACACACAAAACATATCCCTCGACCAGATCCTGTGCATAATAATGAAGAAACATATGATCAAGGGCTGAATACCATATTAGAAGAAAAAGGTGAACATCCCTTGATAGAACAACTTAGCAAAATGTTCTTTACTACTAAGCACAATTGGTATCCTCGTGGACAGTACCACAGATGTTGTATAAAACTGGATCCTCCAAAAGACATATGA